From the genome of Nicotiana tabacum cultivar K326 chromosome 2, ASM71507v2, whole genome shotgun sequence:
AATGGTAATTTGAAGAGATATAAAGGGAGTATCAAAAATACCTTCAAAACTTATAATCATAAATATGTCATGACATTTCGGTGACTATATATGCACGTAAATAAAGGTAAAACAATAAATTTAAAGTTAATAATTGCATAAATTTTTGAATAAACAGAAAATAAAAGAGTGCCATATACATGCTTCAAAGGACTTCAAAAATAGCGAAAAAGAAATATAAGTATTCTGTGTGTTTACCGTTGAGGTATCCATCCATCCTTAGATTGCTAGTACTATTGTTTGATTGCTATCTTTGCTTCACTTTAATATCTTGTTGTTCTTTGTTAGTATTTGTTGCcactatttcttttcttttatttttaggttCTATAGTAAACATCCTCTTTACCTTCCCGATAGGGGTAAGGCtgtgtacactctaccctccctagaccccacttgttgGAGTTTAttagattgttgttgttgttgttattatttgtgTTTACAGTCGATGGACTTTAATATCTGTTAAAGTTCTAATATAAATGCATAGCTCTAGTATGCtgatattaattaataaaatgatACAGTGCAGGTGATAAGAGCATTAGGAATGGGGAAGGTAATTCAATCTAAGGACACCAAGTTTTCAGAGGGAGATATAGTACTTAGCCGTATTTGCCCTGTTTCAGAATTTGGAGTTATGCCCTCAAATTTACTTCAGAAGATTACTCCTGCAATTGGGATTGCGTTGCCCGATTATCTTAGTTGCTTAGGTATATACCTAATACCTCTCCTTCACCAATTTTAATTATCGTTTTTACAGTCATGAACTTAAAGCAAAAATcaagtaatttcttttatttatgtgTAATAGGAATGCCTGGTATAACTGCGTGGGTGGGCATAGAAAAGATAGGAAATGCTAAAGCGGGATCGAATGTGTACATATCGGCTGCAGCGGGAGGAGTTGGAATTATAGCAGGACAACTAGCCAAAGTAAAAGGGTGTCGAGTTGTTGGAAGTGTTGGTTCAGATGATAAGGTATTATTTGTGTTAAATACTAaattatttactatatgattgtTTGATATTACCTAATGTTCCAGGCGTTTCATTTTATATGGCGATATTTAATTAGACATGAAGTAATATAAGAAATAACAAAATTTGTGGCCTAATTAAATATGTCAATTataagagtaaaataaaaattttaaagtaattatttttgaaatattaaaaggTGCCTTATATTCTAAAGCAAAGAGTGTGTAATAAATGAAAGGTGCCCtttttttatttatgtatattcAATAACAGAGGGACTTATGTTGTCTAACTAGAGAATTGGAATTAATACATTTTTGCCTCAAAACTTAATAGTATCAGACCTTTTCTCTTACGAAAAATCTAGGTTAAAATTTTACAGCTCACAACAACGATTTTAGAAGCTGTTTGGTAACTCGGTTAAATATATATTCTCTCTGTTCACTTTTAGTTTTCCACTTTTAACTTTGagaaaaaataattgaaatatgTATTTTATAATCCCATAATAATGATAACATTTCAAAAAAATTTAGGAAATGATATGGAGAGTAAGTAGTTAATTATAAgagtaaaacaagaaaaaaaaaaaaaagattgtccTTCTCTTGATTTGCGAAAATAGATTAAGTGaaagtgaaaatatatttttaataagagtAAGTCTTTTCAACCGGAGATAAATTAAATTATGCTTGTAATCTGGATATATGcttcctctttttttctcttgGTAGGTGAAGCTATTGAAAGAAGAATGTGGCTACGACGATGCTTTTAATTACCGTGTAGAGACAGATTATGATGCTGCATTAACCAAGTAAATTTCTTTGCTTCTTCAAAATATTTAGGTTTTTGGTAGTACTAATTACTAGCTagtaaatctttttattttccttgGACTACTTTTCTAGCGATTGACATGCTCATAATTTTTGTATTACCTCTTACAGATATTTCCCAAATGGGATTGACGTTTATTTTGATAATGTTGGTGGTAAAATGCTTGAGGCTGTTCTTAATCATGTCAACCACGGAGCTCGTATTGCACTTTGTGGGATGATATCCGAGTACAACAAGGTACCCTTTACTGTTTTAATACAAGTATAATATGTTTATAactatatataatttatgtataccgaTCAAACAAAGTAAATGGTAAATCTGACCGGCTAATTGTGTAAAGATTCCTAACTTTTGTACAAACTTGGTCTTTTTCTTCCTTCCGCTATTAAATAAGGACAGCCCGGTGCACAAATATTCTGCATTCATGCAGCATCCGAGCAAGGGCTCCAAGGGTTGTGATGTAGATAGCCTAccataatgcaagcattagtgattGTTTTCACagttcgaacccgtgacctataggtcacacggagacaactctaccgttgctccaaggttcCCCTTCTTCCTTTCAagctattgaaaaaaaaaactctaatcaccaattttttatttttattttttggattttgcaGGTTTGGACAGAAAGAGAAGGGGTTCGGAACCTATTGAACATGGTGGGTAAAGAAGTTATGATGAAAGGGTTTATGGTAGGTTCATATTATAACCACTTTGAGGAATTCATAAAAGAGATGGAAGTTTACTTGAAAGAGGGcaaaataaaatccaaacacAAAATCTACAATGGTATTGAGAGTTTTTTGGAGAGTTTAGCATCTCTATTTTCTAGCTCTAATGTCGGAAAAGTAATTCTTCAAGTAACTCCTTAAACTACTTCTCCCTTTGCCCTCCCTATTATCCTTGGAataaataagcaaaaacaaaatgaCAATATATGTCTATTTATGCTTGTTAGCTATGTTTGTTCTTTTGAGGAAAATGTTACTCTCGATCTGTAAAAGGAGGTATAAGGATGGTTGTTTATATATTTATGTCAATTTGCGTTgactaacaaaaaaaaaaacagattgGCGGTTGTGACATATGTTATAATCTCTCTTTAGAATGCTCTAAATGGTGTGCATAAAAGAAATAGCATTGACTAAAGACACAGACGACGAGTTTGCTTTAATAAAGTGGCTCGGGACAAGATATTGGGGCAAAGGTATGAAGGTACTGCAATGCAGCCTAGTCTGGTCTGACGAGGATTGGGACCGTGAAAAATGCAGCAAAGGTGAAAGACTTTCACCAATTTCTTGAGTGAGAGGTTAGATCCAAAACCCGTACTCTAGTGTTTTGTTATTTACCTTTTGTCTAATAATAAAAGATTCATACTTTAAATCCAGATTCTTCACTCACTAGTTTCCAATGATATATAATATGAAAATAAACATGACATTGACATAATCAGACGGTAACAACAACAGATAAGTTTAACAGTCTGAACTGAAATTAAGACCTTTGGCTCCTTCCTATGTAGTCCAATCAGTTGGAAATAGTGGCAAATTCTATTGGATTAACACGCGTAACAATAAagttggagcaacggtaaagttgtctcaaTGTAACTTATAGGTCACGGGCTCAAGTCTTGGAATCAGCCACTGATGTTTGTATCAGGGTAGctaggctgcctacatcacactCCTCGGAGTGCAGCCCTTCCTCGGACCCCATGCGAACACAAAATGCTTTATGCACCAGACTGTCCTTTTTTACACGCATAACAGGATAACAAACCAAAGGATAAACCATGGCAGCAGAAAATCCAGCTCCTTGTTCCATATTAAGTGTTTCTGCATCTTTAATTTTCCAATCAAAACATTGGATCATTGCACCAAGTGTCCTATGCAACACTGCTGCTGCAAGTCCAGCACCAGGGCATCCTCTCCTTCCTCCACCAAATGGCACATAACAGAAGTTCTGGCCATCTTTAATGGCCTCCAATTCATCAGGCTCGATCGCGAGGTTCTCGTTCAAGTTAAGATATCTCTCTGGCACAAACTCATCTGCATCAGCCCATGCATTTGAGTCCCTATTAACCGCGTAAAGGTTGACCACAAGCCTAGAATCTTTAAGTATTTTGTAACCATTGATCACACAATCTTCCCTGCATTTTCGAAATACTAAGGGCAATGAAGGATGTAATCTTAGAGTTTCCTTGACAACAGCTTGCAGATAAGGAAGATTTTGTATATCTGAATCCTCAACCAGTCTGTTTTTCACCCCAACAATTCTGTCAATCTCTTGCTGCAGCTTCTTTATTGCCTTTGGATGGTTCAGCAGCTCCGCGAGCGCCCATTGCAAAGCCACACTTGTTGTATCAGTTCCTCCCAAGAACAGATCCTGTTAAATAAGGCCAAAAAGAAGGGGAAGTTACTACTTCACTGAAAGTCTGATGAAAATGGGGGCCCCTTACTTAAGATTCAATTCATAAGGCTAACTTTATGTTGTCATGAGGCTTCGGGCGGACGACTATTTAAGTTAAtttctataaataaataaaagaaccATCAACTGAACCTAGCATTTTTTTAGATAGAGCATAGGTATATATATGCATGAAAAGTCACTAAATTTTCAACTAATATTAAAATTTCAACCATAAAGGTTGAACACATCAAGTTTAAGTCGTGGATCCATCTTTATGAAGAGATGATTCTTACCAAGAAAAGACCCTTGATGCCATTTCTAGTGAGCTTCATCTCAGTGCTTTTATCATCTGCAATTTCCAGAAGAATATCCATCATATTTTTCCTGTCTTTACTTCCAGCGCGCCTTTCCTCTTCGTGTTTCTCGATGATCCCATCCATAAACTTATCAAACGTAAGCAACAAAGCTTTGACCTTTCTTCCAGCTCCAAGAAGATCATATTTCTTCAAAGGACCAAACACTTCACCTAAGCTCAATTGCCCTGAAAGTAATGTTATTCCCTTAGCGATTTCTCTTATCTCCGCGCTCTCATTGACATTAGTTGAGGTTCTGGTGCTCATAGTCAGCCTACAAATAAGATTATTTGTCATAGCCATAAGTTGATTTCCAACATCACAAGCCTCCCCTTGTTCTGAACACTCCGCGAAAAATTCCAACAATTTCATCATTTCCTCCTTCCTAACATCAGCAAATTTAGTTATCTGCTGAGGGGAGAGAATCTCTGTCATACAAATTTTCTTCATAAAAATCCAATACTTGGTATAATCCAAAGTGGAAAACAAGGTGTCTTTGTAAATTTGGTACTCTGATGAGCCAAATTCTGGCCTAGCAGCAAAATTGACATCATTAGTCTTAAAAATTTCTTTTGCTATGGCGCCATTTGACACTATATATGACGATGATGCACCAGCACGGATCAACATGAATGGCCCATAGCGCAATGCTAATTTCTGAAAGGATTGGTGTAACACTGAACCAAGAAGATACATATGACCGATGATTGGTAATGCTAACGGGCTAGGAGGTTGATGTTGGATTTTCTTGTTTGattgtttgagattcttgataaaTGATTGAACTATTATTAGAGCAGATACTAAGCAGATGATTAACAAAAGCAAAGTATTCATTGCCATGGCTGCTAATTATGAGATGATTTACACTTTTAACTTCTGTGTTAATTTTATAGACGCAAGGCCTAAAGTATTTTGGAAAATTGGAACGACTTTGTAATCAAGTAGGGTGAGAggaataaaatgcaaaaaaaaaaaaaaaaaaaaaaaaaagataccaCAAGGAAACAATAGATTCCATCCATAGGCGACAAAAGGAGATAAtcatatgatttaattatttcattcctaattttttatatttcttgatCAACCAATTCGACGAAGAGGAGCTAGAAATGAAAGTGACAATTTATACATGTtgtttatttaagaaaaaaaagtagGAAAGGTATCCAATGTGATCTCATTATTTATACAAAAACATACTCCATCCATCGGCACATCCGCCCCAGATGCACGCTTAGCCTCATTGTTCTATCTTGAAAGGAgccattcacttttacttggccagtattttaaaaatagatttttacttttacttgtcacttttagcatatcaagagaaggtaaattatgcacttcatttattaattattaccaTCAATGATTTTCATCTGCAAACATGCATAAATATATCAGCGGCTAATGACAATTATCTCAAGCTGGGTATCCAATGTGATTTCATTATTTAGATAGCCAAAATCCTGCAAATGAAAGCAGTAGTTAATTGATTAAGTTGATTAACATAAATTAATAAGAATCAGTATAACAATGAAATCCAGATTTAGATTGCTGAAAGCAAACTAATCTTGAACTTGGATACTCCAATCCAGATTTAGAATTGCTGATTTGGACTTTTATTCACTTTTAGCCTGCGGCAGAAACTGTTTACCTTCGGTAGTCGGAAAAATAATATCGTTTTCCCACATTATAATTGAAGCAGTCCAGATTTAGATTGCTGAAAGCAAAAAGCCCAAAACCAGTCCATGGCTGATGGTTCGTCCAATTCTGAAGCCCAATTGGGACAAGACACATTTAAGCTTTCATGGTTGAAGGAAGATTACCGCCTTTGAGCAACATTCCAAGGCTCAATTAACAACTGTATCGTATAAATCCATAAATTCTCTATGATAAAGCATAGTGTAAATCTTATACGACTTTATCATATAAATGTCTAAATACCACAAGCTCCTTTCTAATCAAACATTAGCCCAAGTTTTTAAATAAATGGGCTAAACTTGTAAAAGAAATTGAATTGCCGGAAAAAACTTTATGACCAAAATTTAGGGGGGAAATGAGAAATAATCAGATTTACAATTTACAAGTGGTGATTGAAAAATAGCAATAATTtcaaagtaatcaaaatttagtcactttttcatgtaaagataaaatctgaacaaaaacactcttaaaatccggaaaaatgtcaacataatatgctggaatacgaattttttacatatgagattctcGCATAATGTGgtggaatttcataatgtgctcGAGTTCCAACCTAATATGTTGAAAGTTTATACGCATGAGCTCCATAATCCATtgtattatgctggaactttccatgTACTGgggttccaacataatatgctggaacgCAGGAGCTTCAACTTTCCTTGTTTCAacaaaataatgactatttttaatgattttgcaaACGCCGACGATATTCTAATTATCAATTCGAAAACTGACTATCACGTGCTATTTTCACAAATTTTTAGACCAGTGGGTTCAAGTTGTTAGGAACCGGTAGCCGTAAAATTTTCATTCTAAAATTGACCTacctataaaaaaaattatgaccAAAATTAAGACCACTAGGTTCTAATGTCAGgaactaggggtgtacataggccggattggttcggattttttaattaccaaaccaaaccaatggtgtcgggtttttaaatttataagCCGAACCAAAACAATaaagtcgggttttttaatctcAGATTTTCTCGGGTATTTTGATTTTTTTCGGGTTTTCAGAtttttttccggtaaagtcttaatagcacaaaatatgtaacttgtgctccaaatatttattttagtcctaataggatacaactatataatgtatttttcaagaaaataaaataataataataataataataataataataataataataataataataataataataataataataataataataataataataatatgagatgagtcataatattgtactaaaatattcaataacatagataataaaatcgcacaaagaaaatattattaattaatacaccataataaaaattaacataacctaaaaatactatataggtcgtgctaaaataagtataattAATAAGTGCTATTAATTACACAACTAagcataaaaaaaaagaagataaattagGTTATCCATTTTCATTATAAATCaatgcaaaacaaaaaaaaatagatatccaacactattgttATTCATAGTGTTGAATTGAATTTcctttattagcattagtattgatttgaactttatttGACTTACTACCTTTATGagctataaaatttattgaatCATTCGAGAATGTTATGTCCAAATTTAAATAATCTTTTAAAGATAAAACTGTGAACAAATTTAAGAAataattataaattatattacaataaatatttatatgcataaaatattttttaaaattgtataaatataatgacgggttggtttggtattgatttgactttttttagttaaaaccaaaccaaaccaattatggtcggatttttttccaataccaaaccaaatcaaaccaaatcacaatcagattttttttctcggtttgactcgaattatcgggttGGTATGATTTATCGGTTTTCTTTTTACACGCCAGCTCTTAATTTGTTCGTTCTCCCAATTGTAAAATGCTTAAGCTGTATCTAAAAGCATTTTAAAACAAGGATAAAATAGAAAGAGTGGCATCTTAAAAGGTTATTTTAGAAAATAAGCctttaaaaatattagaaaaagaTTTGGCACATATTTGTTTTTTTCATTTAGTTAATTTAAAAAAGTAATGAAGGTTACCGTAAGGCGAAATTCAAATTTGGGAACGAAATGGAACTATGAGTTCTTGCCAACTAACCTGTCCTCTTAAGGATacgcataataattaattaagggaTTAATTATATCTGAATTTCTAAATTTTTGTAGTAAAGTCAATAAATTAGATATGGAGAACAACAGCTTTCTGTTTGTCAGTATCGTGCTATAAGTAGGTTACCAATTAATGATACTTATAATTTCATACCCAAATTAACACGTTCTCCACGCATTAAATCTGGCTATCAAAAATCACAAGAAAGCagtaaaaagaagaagaaatacttAAATGCTATCAAATGATCGGATGGATAAGATATTTTTACtcttaattaaaaattttaagttcgAGTTTTTGAAATTAGAGAACTCTTCACTTTTTAGAGGACTCACGCAATGGCGAAACCAGAAACTTCACTAAAGATGTTCAAGATTTAATattcataaataaaaaataatttttaatttgtgtaagtataatttttttatatataatattatttttttactaaaaatatttagCTGACCACCCTTAATTATATATATGGCTACGCCACTAAGTTCACGCACTGATAATCTGAATTAATCGGATAAACAAACAAAACTTGAGTTCCGAAACAtttacttttaataaaacaaaGCATTAAGAGAGTTGTGTGCGAGATTAGTTTTTGACGTCGTACATGATGTGCAAATTAGCTTGTCGTATTACGATATACAATAATATAGTGCAAAGCATTAACAAGGCACGATTTATTAGTTCCAGATATCTTAAATTATTGTGCATTTGTAAAATATTATACCGTAGAACATTAATAAAAGATATTCATATACGGA
Proteins encoded in this window:
- the LOC107819968 gene encoding 2-alkenal reductase (NADP(+)-dependent)-like — protein: MATGGVASVEVENREWYVASYAPTGIPNSEHLKQRTVSLSLREDSIPDGHVTFQVLYVSIDPYVRTQLSGLDDGLSLPQIPLGQVIRALGMGKVIQSKDTKFSEGDIVLSRICPVSEFGVMPSNLLQKITPAIGIALPDYLSCLGMPGITAWVGIEKIGNAKAGSNVYISAAAGGVGIIAGQLAKVKGCRVVGSVGSDDKVKLLKEECGYDDAFNYRVETDYDAALTKYFPNGIDVYFDNVGGKMLEAVLNHVNHGARIALCGMISEYNKVWTEREGVRNLLNMVGKEVMMKGFMVGSYYNHFEEFIKEMEVYLKEGKIKSKHKIYNGIESFLESLASLFSSSNVGKVILQVTP
- the LOC107819969 gene encoding 3,9-dihydroxypterocarpan 6A-monooxygenase — translated: MAMNTLLLLIICLVSALIIVQSFIKNLKQSNKKIQHQPPSPLALPIIGHMYLLGSVLHQSFQKLALRYGPFMLIRAGASSSYIVSNGAIAKEIFKTNDVNFAARPEFGSSEYQIYKDTLFSTLDYTKYWIFMKKICMTEILSPQQITKFADVRKEEMMKLLEFFAECSEQGEACDVGNQLMAMTNNLICRLTMSTRTSTNVNESAEIREIAKGITLLSGQLSLGEVFGPLKKYDLLGAGRKVKALLLTFDKFMDGIIEKHEEERRAGSKDRKNMMDILLEIADDKSTEMKLTRNGIKGLFLDLFLGGTDTTSVALQWALAELLNHPKAIKKLQQEIDRIVGVKNRLVEDSDIQNLPYLQAVVKETLRLHPSLPLVFRKCREDCVINGYKILKDSRLVVNLYAVNRDSNAWADADEFVPERYLNLNENLAIEPDELEAIKDGQNFCYVPFGGGRRGCPGAGLAAAVLHRTLGAMIQCFDWKIKDAETLNMEQGAGFSAAMVYPLVCYPVMRVKKDSLVHKAFCVRMGSEEGLHSEECDVGSLATLIQTSVADSKT